In one window of Dokdonia sp. PRO95 DNA:
- a CDS encoding ABC transporter permease, which produces MFSKDRWNEILEALNANKFRTLLTAFGVFWGILILVLLLALTNGLKNGVSADFGDFATNSMFMWSQGTSISYKGLPKGRRFSFKLEDVEVLREKYPDLKYISPRNQLGGFNGANNVTRNEKTGAFSIYGDYPEFIKQQPQDITSGRYISYSDINEKRKICVIGEDVVKGLYDNGEDVLNTYIKINGVNFLVVGTFKNPKSSGDAEEDANTIFVPFTTFSQAFNRGDNVGWMAITASEDVNITDIKEQVFATMREQRSIHPDDKRAIGHFDLSEAYGRVMGLFSILTFVGYFVGSLVLLSGVIGISNIMLIVVKERTKEIGVRRALGATPWEIKSQILQESLVLTIISGMAGIAVAAGFIWVMNTILDQVGKVDNFANPSVNINVIFVALAILIVSGLLAGFIPATRAIQMKPIDALRIE; this is translated from the coding sequence ATGTTTAGCAAAGACCGCTGGAATGAAATATTAGAAGCCCTCAATGCAAATAAGTTTCGTACGTTACTTACTGCATTTGGTGTATTCTGGGGAATCTTAATATTGGTGTTGCTACTAGCATTAACCAACGGACTTAAGAATGGTGTCTCGGCAGATTTTGGTGACTTTGCTACAAACTCTATGTTTATGTGGTCGCAAGGAACGTCCATATCGTACAAGGGATTACCTAAAGGAAGGAGATTTAGTTTTAAACTTGAAGATGTAGAGGTCCTTAGAGAGAAGTATCCAGACCTCAAATATATCTCACCACGCAATCAGCTGGGAGGTTTTAATGGGGCAAATAATGTGACTCGCAATGAAAAAACTGGAGCTTTTAGTATCTATGGAGATTATCCAGAATTTATAAAACAACAGCCTCAAGACATTACTTCTGGGCGTTACATATCATATTCTGATATTAATGAAAAACGTAAAATTTGTGTCATAGGAGAAGATGTAGTGAAGGGTTTGTATGATAATGGAGAAGATGTTCTCAATACCTACATTAAAATAAATGGTGTCAATTTTTTAGTGGTGGGCACTTTTAAAAACCCAAAAAGTAGCGGAGACGCAGAGGAAGATGCAAATACTATTTTCGTTCCTTTTACCACATTTTCACAAGCTTTTAATAGAGGTGATAACGTAGGTTGGATGGCAATAACTGCCAGTGAAGATGTTAACATTACAGACATTAAGGAGCAAGTATTTGCTACCATGAGAGAGCAGCGCTCTATACACCCAGATGACAAACGAGCAATAGGTCATTTTGATCTATCTGAAGCGTATGGTCGTGTGATGGGGCTATTCTCTATCCTCACCTTTGTAGGCTATTTTGTGGGGTCGCTTGTATTGCTGTCTGGAGTTATTGGTATTAGTAATATCATGCTCATTGTAGTAAAAGAGCGCACCAAGGAAATAGGTGTGCGTAGAGCGTTAGGAGCGACTCCATGGGAGATTAAATCTCAGATTTTGCAAGAATCTTTAGTGCTTACTATCATCTCTGGAATGGCAGGCATAGCAGTTGCCGCTGGATTTATATGGGTGATGAATACCATCTTAGACCAAGTGGGAAAAGTAGATAATTTTGCAAACCCATCGGTAAATATAAATGTCATTTTTGTTGCACTTGCTATCCTGATAGTTTCAGGATTACTAGCAGGGTTTATTCCGGCTACAAGAGCAATACAAATGAAGCCTATAGACGCATTAAGAATAGAATAA
- a CDS encoding TonB-dependent receptor has product MKNIITLLLLSFSLVAVAQRPAGNRPDVIITGTVMEAETNIPLEYATVSFATADGKVVTGGITDPSGKYSIEIPAGVYDVKFEFISFETKILSAQRLTKNTTLPTQTLAIDSQSLDEVIVRAETTEVQVRLDKKIYNIGKDLTTSGATVSDALSNVPSVTVDVDGAIALRGNGNVRILINGRPSAIAGFGSVDALSQLPADAIERVEVITSPSARYDAEGTAGILNIILKKEKTLGLNGSIQTNVGYPERYGITGNINLRTDKFNIFNTTGYSKRTSPGNASAENQYFASEIGADGEQTFTSEIDRILREDRDFDRNRGGFNTNLGIEYFLTEKTSVTASGFLRLGNNDSGTDNFTNEFTPDNELTVSRTRLERENEEDMTYQFSLNSITKFDESGHELTAALQYARDEETETSVITEFNSFPTLENLPTEDITQIEDQTEYLAQIDYVRPIGETAQFEIGYRGNFEETETDYTLLEEDVAGGTFIRDDGLSNIFTYKEDVHAIYTQYGDKFGDFSFLAGLRYENTRQQGTVDAVISDDNPLGTNLDFDNQTDGLFPTLNLTYEFNERENITLGFNRRINRPRGRFINPFPSRSSEANIFQGNPDLVPSFASAYDLGYLKRWDKLTLTSSVYYQYETDSFERIQEDTGLVTANGVPIIRTLPINLSTNERYGAELGVLYNPNKWLRLNLSANAFLFETNGSFNGVDYGASNFSFFTRGSAKVTLPYKIDWQTNIFYRGPSNNAQTDTEGFLFTNLAFSKDILNDNATLALNVSDVFNSSKRQSLTTTDSFTSDSEFQFRVRSVNLAFTYRFNQKKKRERGSRGGGEGEDDFEG; this is encoded by the coding sequence ATGAAAAATATTATTACCCTTTTATTGCTATCATTTTCTTTAGTCGCCGTAGCACAGCGACCTGCAGGAAATCGGCCAGATGTTATTATTACTGGTACAGTAATGGAGGCAGAGACAAACATACCTCTAGAGTATGCAACAGTATCATTTGCTACTGCAGATGGTAAAGTAGTAACAGGAGGAATCACAGACCCTTCTGGAAAATACAGTATAGAAATACCAGCAGGTGTCTACGATGTAAAGTTTGAGTTCATCTCATTTGAAACAAAAATACTCTCAGCGCAGCGTCTTACTAAGAATACTACTTTGCCTACACAGACACTAGCTATAGATTCTCAATCTCTAGACGAAGTGATTGTGCGTGCAGAAACTACAGAAGTTCAAGTACGACTGGATAAAAAGATTTATAATATAGGAAAGGATCTTACCACAAGTGGTGCGACGGTAAGTGATGCACTTAGTAATGTACCATCTGTTACGGTAGATGTAGATGGAGCTATTGCCTTAAGAGGTAATGGAAACGTGCGTATTTTAATTAATGGTAGGCCATCTGCAATTGCAGGCTTTGGATCTGTAGATGCGTTGAGCCAATTACCAGCAGATGCCATTGAACGTGTAGAAGTGATTACATCTCCATCTGCTCGTTATGATGCAGAAGGAACGGCAGGTATACTTAACATTATACTTAAGAAAGAGAAAACTTTAGGTCTTAATGGTTCTATACAGACTAATGTAGGCTACCCAGAGCGTTACGGAATCACAGGAAATATAAACCTAAGAACAGATAAGTTTAATATTTTTAATACAACAGGGTATAGTAAACGTACTTCTCCAGGAAACGCTTCTGCCGAAAATCAATATTTTGCATCAGAAATAGGAGCAGATGGTGAGCAGACTTTTACAAGCGAGATAGATCGTATTCTTAGAGAGGATCGAGATTTTGATAGAAATCGTGGAGGGTTTAATACTAACTTAGGTATTGAGTATTTTCTAACGGAAAAAACATCTGTAACTGCAAGTGGTTTCTTAAGATTAGGAAATAACGATTCTGGTACAGATAACTTTACAAACGAGTTTACACCAGATAATGAATTGACAGTCTCTAGAACGAGACTTGAGCGCGAGAATGAAGAGGACATGACCTATCAATTCTCCCTTAATTCGATTACAAAGTTTGATGAGTCTGGACATGAGCTCACCGCAGCTTTACAATATGCGAGAGATGAGGAAACAGAAACTTCTGTTATTACAGAGTTTAACTCTTTCCCAACTTTAGAAAACCTGCCTACAGAAGACATAACTCAGATTGAAGATCAAACTGAATACCTAGCGCAAATAGATTATGTGCGACCTATAGGTGAGACTGCTCAGTTTGAGATAGGATATAGAGGAAACTTTGAAGAAACAGAAACAGATTACACACTTCTAGAAGAAGATGTTGCAGGAGGTACATTTATAAGAGATGACGGCTTGTCTAACATTTTTACTTATAAAGAAGATGTACACGCAATCTATACACAGTATGGAGATAAGTTTGGTGATTTTTCTTTCTTAGCAGGGCTTCGTTATGAAAATACAAGACAGCAAGGAACGGTAGATGCAGTAATTTCTGATGATAATCCATTAGGGACTAATCTTGATTTTGACAACCAAACAGATGGTTTATTCCCTACATTAAATCTTACTTATGAGTTTAATGAGCGTGAGAATATTACTTTAGGTTTCAACAGACGTATTAACAGACCAAGAGGTCGTTTTATTAACCCTTTTCCATCGCGTTCAAGTGAAGCAAACATCTTCCAAGGAAACCCGGATCTTGTACCATCATTTGCAAGTGCATATGATCTAGGATATTTAAAAAGATGGGATAAGTTGACACTTACATCATCTGTGTATTACCAGTATGAGACAGATTCTTTTGAGCGTATCCAAGAAGATACAGGACTAGTAACTGCAAATGGAGTGCCTATCATTAGAACACTTCCTATTAACCTAAGTACAAACGAGCGTTATGGAGCAGAACTAGGTGTTCTGTACAATCCTAATAAGTGGTTGCGATTAAACTTGAGTGCAAATGCATTCTTATTTGAAACAAACGGTTCTTTTAATGGTGTGGATTATGGGGCAAGTAACTTTAGCTTCTTTACAAGAGGAAGTGCAAAAGTAACCTTACCATATAAAATTGACTGGCAAACTAATATCTTTTACAGAGGTCCTAGCAACAATGCACAGACAGATACAGAAGGTTTCTTATTTACAAACCTAGCATTTAGTAAAGACATACTTAATGATAACGCGACACTTGCTTTAAACGTGAGCGACGTATTTAATTCAAGTAAGAGACAATCACTTACTACCACAGATTCTTTTACAAGTGATAGTGAGTTCCAATTTAGAGTTCGCTCTGTTAATCTAGCTTTTACTTATAGATTTAATCAAAAGAAGAAACGTGAGCGTGGTAGCCGAGGTGGTGGTGAAGGAGAAGATGATTTTGAAGGATAG
- a CDS encoding DUF420 domain-containing protein, translating into MSTLNPTEKKYRVWIIILSIVIPIAVAILFGIKLKDYGIDVEPLTFLPPVYATINGLTAIVLILAVRAIKNGNRTLHERLMKTAIGLSVLFLLMYVAYHMTSDSTSFGGKGIIRYVYFFILITHIALSIIIIPLVLFTYVRALAERFDKHRKLARITFPIWLYVAITGVVVYLMISPYYVH; encoded by the coding sequence ATGAGTACACTTAACCCTACAGAAAAGAAATACAGAGTTTGGATCATTATTTTATCCATAGTGATTCCTATAGCCGTTGCTATATTATTTGGTATTAAGCTTAAGGATTACGGTATAGATGTAGAACCCCTTACGTTTTTACCTCCTGTATATGCCACGATAAACGGACTTACAGCTATTGTCTTGATACTAGCAGTGCGCGCCATAAAAAATGGAAATCGCACACTTCATGAGCGTTTGATGAAGACTGCCATTGGGTTATCTGTCTTGTTTTTATTGATGTACGTTGCTTATCACATGACATCAGACTCTACAAGTTTTGGCGGTAAGGGTATCATACGTTATGTGTATTTCTTTATTTTGATAACGCACATTGCACTATCTATAATTATCATACCATTAGTATTGTTTACATATGTAAGAGCACTTGCAGAGCGTTTTGATAAACACAGAAAGCTAGCACGCATCACTTTTCCTATTTGGTTATATGTTGCAATTACTGGTGTTGTTGTGTATTTAATGATTTCTCCTTATTACGTCCACTAG
- a CDS encoding efflux RND transporter periplasmic adaptor subunit encodes MKRTGTIITLIVIVILFAAGIWYIYTKDKQDPIVYTTEQATSRTIVKKTVATGSIVPKEEVLIKPNVSGIIKEIYVEAGDNIKAGDLIAQIEVVPNASSLTNAKNNIAGARTGVETAKLALANQKSIYDRQKALFDKGVISANDFDGIQNAYNQAQQRVKQEQVNLTSASQNYDIIKTGTTSGLGNAATTQIRSTITGMILDVPVKTGNQVIEANNFNDGTTVATLADVDKMIFEGKVDESEVGKIKEDLPLEITVGAIENMTFNATLDYIAPKGVAENGAIQFEIKGTLDRTNSDTFIRAGLSANASIILEKATDVLSIKEALVQYDPKTKKPFVEVATGDQEFERRDIEVGVSDGIFVEVKSGITAEDNIKVWNQLKIPTGFGGGRG; translated from the coding sequence ATGAAACGCACAGGAACTATTATTACACTTATTGTAATCGTCATATTATTTGCAGCAGGCATTTGGTATATCTACACAAAGGATAAGCAAGACCCTATTGTTTATACTACAGAGCAAGCCACTAGTCGAACTATTGTTAAGAAAACGGTAGCTACAGGAAGCATTGTTCCTAAGGAAGAAGTACTTATCAAGCCTAATGTGTCTGGAATCATTAAAGAGATTTATGTAGAGGCTGGAGATAATATCAAAGCTGGAGATCTTATCGCTCAAATTGAGGTGGTGCCTAATGCGTCATCACTTACAAATGCAAAAAATAATATTGCAGGTGCTCGCACGGGAGTTGAGACTGCAAAGCTTGCGCTAGCAAATCAAAAAAGTATATATGACCGTCAGAAGGCGCTCTTTGATAAAGGCGTAATCTCTGCAAATGATTTTGATGGGATTCAAAATGCATATAACCAGGCGCAACAGCGTGTAAAGCAGGAGCAAGTAAATCTTACGAGTGCTTCTCAAAATTATGATATTATTAAAACAGGAACTACTAGTGGTCTTGGTAATGCTGCCACTACTCAAATAAGATCCACCATTACTGGGATGATTCTAGATGTGCCTGTAAAAACAGGAAACCAAGTGATTGAAGCCAATAATTTTAATGATGGAACTACCGTTGCAACGCTTGCAGATGTAGATAAAATGATTTTTGAAGGAAAGGTGGACGAGAGTGAAGTAGGCAAAATAAAAGAAGATTTACCATTAGAAATTACCGTAGGGGCGATAGAAAATATGACTTTTAACGCAACTCTCGATTATATAGCACCTAAGGGCGTAGCCGAAAATGGAGCTATCCAGTTTGAAATAAAAGGAACACTAGATCGTACAAACTCAGATACTTTTATTAGAGCAGGGCTGAGTGCAAATGCAAGTATTATCCTCGAGAAAGCAACAGATGTTCTTTCCATAAAAGAGGCACTTGTGCAATATGATCCTAAGACTAAAAAGCCATTTGTTGAGGTCGCTACGGGTGATCAAGAATTTGAACGTCGTGATATTGAGGTAGGCGTGAGCGATGGTATTTTTGTAGAAGTAAAGAGCGGTATCACCGCAGAAGATAATATCAAGGTGTGGAACCAACTTAAAATTCCTACTGGATTTGGAGGAGGTAGAGGGTAG
- a CDS encoding cytochrome C oxidase subunit IV family protein codes for MAHEHKLAIFRGTLKFKNNIQKIWGVLIFLSIITAVEVVLGIIKPEFLLETTFIRMKLLNWIFIILTIVKAYYITWDFMHMRDEVKGLRRAVVWTGIFLICYLVFILLTEGDYIFEVYNTGFQSWNF; via the coding sequence ATGGCACACGAACATAAACTTGCAATATTTAGAGGAACATTAAAGTTCAAGAATAACATTCAGAAGATTTGGGGAGTATTAATATTTCTCTCTATTATCACAGCTGTAGAAGTTGTTCTAGGTATTATAAAGCCTGAGTTTTTACTTGAAACTACATTTATAAGAATGAAGCTCCTTAACTGGATCTTTATAATTCTTACTATTGTAAAGGCATATTATATTACTTGGGATTTCATGCACATGCGTGACGAAGTAAAAGGATTACGTAGAGCAGTAGTTTGGACAGGTATCTTTCTTATTTGCTACCTAGTATTCATATTACTTACAGAAGGTGATTATATCTTTGAAGTTTACAACACAGGATTCCAGAGCTGGAATTTCTAA
- a CDS encoding cytochrome c oxidase subunit 3 yields MDTTVTNNDAEGTTWGGGNQPLRASYGKLMMWFFILSDALTFSGFLAAYGFSRFKFIDAWPIADEVFTHVPFIHGNFPMIYVAFMTFVLIMSSVTMVLAVDAGHHLKHKSVAFYMFLTIIGGIIFVGSQGWEWATFIKGDFGAVETKGGKILQFVDTDGNRMALRDFAITQVGEREQHLNKNGVWFSDEPAPTTYSIEEVKAGFEATPNALIRIQTLTENGEKTVLSREESLAKLAKDGKLVVEGANLIHNEYGAPLFADFFFFITGFHGFHVFSGVMINIIIFFNVVLGTYERRGHYEMVEKVGLYWHFVDLVWVFVFTFFYLV; encoded by the coding sequence ATGGACACGACAGTGACAAACAACGACGCCGAGGGAACAACTTGGGGTGGTGGTAATCAACCACTAAGAGCGAGCTACGGAAAACTAATGATGTGGTTTTTCATCTTATCAGATGCATTAACCTTTTCTGGCTTTCTAGCCGCATATGGTTTTTCAAGATTTAAATTTATTGATGCTTGGCCAATAGCCGACGAGGTATTCACACACGTACCTTTCATACACGGGAATTTCCCTATGATATACGTAGCGTTTATGACGTTTGTGTTGATTATGTCTTCTGTAACTATGGTACTTGCTGTAGATGCTGGACATCACTTAAAGCATAAAAGCGTAGCATTTTATATGTTCCTTACCATCATAGGTGGTATCATCTTCGTGGGATCACAAGGATGGGAATGGGCTACTTTTATTAAAGGTGACTTTGGAGCAGTAGAAACAAAGGGAGGTAAGATACTTCAGTTTGTTGATACAGACGGTAACCGTATGGCGCTTCGTGACTTTGCAATTACACAAGTAGGAGAACGTGAGCAACACCTTAATAAAAATGGAGTTTGGTTTTCAGATGAGCCAGCACCTACTACATACTCAATTGAAGAGGTAAAAGCTGGTTTTGAAGCTACGCCTAATGCATTGATACGTATACAGACACTTACAGAAAACGGTGAAAAGACCGTATTGTCAAGAGAAGAGTCTCTTGCCAAACTAGCTAAGGATGGAAAACTTGTAGTAGAAGGAGCAAACCTTATTCACAATGAATATGGGGCACCACTTTTTGCAGACTTCTTTTTCTTTATTACAGGGTTTCACGGTTTTCACGTATTTTCTGGTGTAATGATTAATATCATTATTTTCTTTAACGTAGTTCTTGGAACATACGAGCGAAGAGGACACTATGAGATGGTTGAAAAGGTTGGTTTATACTGGCACTTTGTAGACCTTGTATGGGTATTTGTATTTACATTCTTCTACCTAGTTTAA
- a CDS encoding ABC transporter ATP-binding protein, which translates to MIEINGLHKSYQMGSNSLHVLKGIDFSVKEGELVSIMGSSGSGKSTLLNILGMLDEADEGNYTLDNVPIKNLNEKIAAQYRNKFLGFIFQSFNLINYKNALDNVSMPLYYQGMKRAERTDRAMHYLEKVGLAQWATHLPSEMSGGQKQRVAIARALASDPKVLLADEPTGALDTKTSYEVMDLIQGINDEGKTILIVTHEPDIAEMTKRIVNLKDGRIIDDTLVNQVKAINHV; encoded by the coding sequence ATGATTGAAATAAATGGCCTTCACAAATCGTATCAGATGGGGAGCAACTCGCTTCACGTTCTTAAGGGTATAGACTTTTCTGTAAAAGAGGGAGAGTTAGTTTCAATCATGGGATCTTCTGGGTCTGGAAAATCGACGCTTTTAAATATACTAGGAATGCTGGATGAGGCAGATGAGGGAAATTATACGCTAGATAATGTCCCTATCAAAAACCTCAATGAAAAAATAGCAGCCCAATACCGCAATAAATTCTTAGGATTTATTTTCCAGTCTTTTAATCTTATCAACTATAAAAATGCTTTAGATAACGTCTCTATGCCGTTATACTATCAAGGCATGAAGCGCGCAGAACGCACAGATAGAGCCATGCATTATCTAGAAAAAGTAGGTCTTGCACAATGGGCAACACACTTACCTAGCGAAATGTCTGGAGGGCAGAAACAACGTGTAGCGATAGCGCGAGCACTTGCGAGTGATCCAAAAGTATTACTAGCAGATGAGCCTACGGGAGCACTGGATACAAAGACATCTTATGAGGTGATGGATCTTATACAGGGAATTAATGATGAAGGTAAAACAATCTTAATTGTTACCCATGAGCCAGATATTGCAGAGATGACTAAACGCATCGTAAACTTAAAAGATGGTCGTATTATAGATGATACACTCGTAAATCAAGTAAAGGCAATCAATCATGTTTGA
- a CDS encoding SCO family protein produces MRKNTYIGIAAIVLIFGIIVIPKIYKRIANDDVSRGGRMHQEGGEKINDAPDGLIYINQGGVDRKVPPFSFVNQDNDTITNADYKGKVYLVEFFFTRCTDICIPMSHNLIEISKRFEGRDDFGIASFSIDPEHDQPAVLKKYQEEYGVTNPNWNFMTGDRSVIRKLSNEGFYLATNEEGDESDLYHSGLFALIDQNGFIRSRLDPYGNAKPYYRGFVPMNENVPEGGETPEIDILIEDIQKLLK; encoded by the coding sequence ATGAGAAAAAATACATATATAGGAATAGCTGCCATCGTGCTCATTTTTGGGATCATTGTAATTCCAAAGATTTACAAGCGCATAGCAAATGACGATGTCTCTCGCGGTGGTAGAATGCATCAAGAAGGTGGTGAGAAGATTAATGATGCACCAGACGGTTTAATCTATATTAATCAAGGTGGAGTAGATAGAAAAGTCCCACCGTTTTCATTTGTAAATCAAGATAACGATACCATTACAAATGCAGATTACAAAGGCAAAGTATACCTAGTAGAGTTTTTCTTTACGAGATGTACAGATATTTGTATCCCTATGAGTCATAATTTGATTGAAATATCAAAGAGATTTGAAGGGCGCGATGATTTTGGGATTGCTTCTTTCTCTATAGATCCAGAACATGACCAGCCAGCAGTACTTAAGAAGTATCAGGAGGAATATGGAGTAACTAACCCTAACTGGAACTTCATGACGGGCGATCGCTCTGTTATTAGAAAGCTTTCTAATGAAGGTTTTTATCTTGCTACTAATGAAGAAGGAGATGAGAGTGACTTATACCACTCAGGACTGTTTGCACTTATTGATCAAAATGGTTTCATACGCTCTAGATTAGACCCATATGGCAATGCTAAACCTTATTACAGAGGATTTGTCCCTATGAATGAGAACGTGCCAGAAGGAGGAGAAACGCCAGAGATAGATATACTTATTGAAGACATACAGAAATTACTTAAATAG
- a CDS encoding TonB-dependent receptor: protein MKFFLGVITMLLIIPLYGQSIKGVVLDENASPIENANIFNKESGQHAHTNATGFFSIPKTKVGDSLYFSSLGYETLLYVLSEGEKQLQIKLEPKSLSLDQVLIVSEVNQLSKIVDIDVQNNPVKSSQEILRKVPGLIIGQHAGGGKAEQIFLRGFDIDHGTDLALSVDGLPVNMVSHAHGQGYSDLHFVIPETIQNIEFGKGPFNAQQGNFATAGYIDLKLKDVVEDNLITLEVGQFNTQRLSGLFPVLNKEYSSLYLASEIYLTDGPVDSPQNFNRLNLMSKYIYAKPGEEELDITLSHFQSKWDASGQIPQRAVDAGIIGRFGAIDDTEGGTTSRSNISLNYTKNLNDSDTFKTNAFLSKYDFELYSNFTFFLEDPVNGDQIRQHEDRVLMGVQSSFQRKDIDVAGFNLDYQTGVGFRYDDVNDVELSRTRNRRETLENLSLGDVDELNAFGYFNAEFKKGDWNINPSVRLDYFKFDYVNELSPVYDNRSENKVAFSPKLNVIYTPSTTFQYFLKTGIGFHSNDTRVVVANEGEDILPAAYGVDIGTIIKPADRLVVNAALWSLFLDQEFVYVGDAGIVEPSGRSRRVGIELGARYQFNDWLYAYSDVNYTYARSTDEPNGADLIPLAPDFTAVGGINVDNLGAFSGSLSYRYIDDRAANEDNSIVADGYFVTDMNLNYKVKNWTYGIVIENLFDTEWNETQFATESRLFNETQSVEEIHFTPGVPFFLRGKISVSF, encoded by the coding sequence ATGAAATTCTTTCTTGGAGTTATCACGATGCTCCTTATTATCCCATTATACGGCCAGTCAATTAAAGGTGTGGTACTAGATGAAAATGCTAGCCCAATAGAAAATGCAAATATCTTTAATAAAGAATCCGGACAGCACGCACATACGAATGCTACAGGCTTCTTTAGTATCCCTAAAACAAAAGTAGGCGACTCTCTATATTTTTCTAGCCTAGGCTATGAAACCCTTCTTTATGTATTATCAGAAGGTGAAAAACAGTTACAAATTAAGCTTGAGCCTAAGTCATTATCACTTGATCAAGTTCTCATCGTATCTGAAGTAAACCAACTAAGTAAAATTGTAGATATAGACGTTCAAAACAATCCTGTAAAATCATCACAAGAAATTTTGCGCAAGGTACCTGGACTAATTATAGGCCAGCATGCAGGGGGAGGAAAAGCAGAGCAAATTTTCTTACGTGGTTTTGACATTGATCATGGTACAGACCTCGCGCTTAGTGTAGACGGACTACCTGTTAATATGGTCTCTCACGCCCATGGACAAGGATACTCAGACTTGCACTTTGTAATACCAGAAACTATACAGAATATAGAATTTGGCAAAGGTCCTTTTAATGCTCAGCAAGGTAACTTTGCAACAGCCGGATATATTGACCTTAAACTTAAAGATGTTGTAGAAGACAATTTAATTACTCTTGAAGTTGGCCAATTTAACACCCAGCGCCTTTCGGGTTTATTCCCCGTGCTTAATAAAGAGTATAGCTCGTTATACTTAGCATCAGAGATATACCTTACAGATGGACCTGTAGACTCACCACAGAACTTTAATCGTCTTAACTTGATGAGTAAATATATTTATGCCAAACCTGGAGAGGAAGAGCTAGACATTACATTATCACACTTTCAGAGTAAATGGGATGCCTCTGGCCAGATACCACAAAGAGCTGTAGATGCTGGAATAATAGGCCGCTTTGGAGCAATAGATGATACCGAAGGTGGTACTACGAGTAGAAGTAATATCTCTCTTAACTACACAAAAAACTTAAATGATAGTGACACTTTTAAGACCAATGCCTTCTTATCGAAATATGACTTTGAGTTATACTCAAACTTCACCTTCTTTCTAGAGGACCCTGTAAATGGTGACCAGATAAGACAGCACGAAGACCGTGTATTAATGGGTGTTCAAAGTTCTTTTCAACGTAAGGATATTGATGTTGCTGGTTTTAATCTAGATTATCAAACGGGTGTAGGTTTTAGATATGATGATGTAAATGATGTAGAATTATCACGCACAAGGAATCGTCGTGAGACACTAGAAAATCTATCCTTAGGTGATGTGGACGAACTCAACGCATTTGGTTACTTTAATGCCGAATTTAAAAAAGGAGATTGGAACATTAATCCGTCTGTACGCTTAGACTATTTTAAGTTTGACTATGTGAATGAGCTAAGTCCTGTTTATGATAATCGCAGCGAAAACAAGGTAGCCTTTAGCCCTAAGCTTAATGTGATTTACACACCGTCTACTACATTTCAATATTTCCTTAAAACTGGTATAGGCTTTCACTCTAATGACACACGCGTAGTTGTAGCAAATGAAGGTGAAGATATTTTACCAGCGGCTTATGGTGTTGACATAGGTACTATTATCAAACCAGCCGACCGTCTTGTGGTCAATGCTGCATTATGGAGCTTATTTCTAGACCAAGAGTTTGTATATGTAGGTGATGCAGGAATTGTAGAACCTAGTGGACGCTCTCGCAGAGTGGGTATTGAGCTAGGTGCTAGATACCAGTTTAACGATTGGTTATACGCATACTCAGATGTAAACTACACGTATGCTAGAAGTACAGATGAACCTAATGGAGCAGATTTAATACCACTCGCACCAGACTTTACGGCAGTAGGAGGAATTAATGTAGATAACTTAGGTGCATTTTCTGGATCGCTTTCTTATCGCTATATTGACGATAGAGCAGCAAATGAAGACAACTCCATCGTAGCAGACGGTTATTTTGTTACAGATATGAATCTCAACTATAAAGTAAAAAACTGGACGTACGGAATTGTGATCGAAAATCTATTTGACACTGAATGGAATGAAACTCAATTTGCCACAGAAAGTAGATTGTTTAATGAAACACAGTCTGTAGAGGAGATTCACTTTACACCTGGTGTTCCTTTCTTTTTAAGAGGGAAAATCTCGGTTTCTTTCTAG